Part of the Mastacembelus armatus chromosome 6, fMasArm1.2, whole genome shotgun sequence genome, TATGTGTAAAACTGGATGTCTTTAAAGACATGGAATCTCATGGGTGTAAGACTGTTTTAGCCTCAAATCACCCCAgcctcttgtttgttttttaggagACTGAGCAAGTAAAATTTGTACTATCCCTCAAGGGATGAGCATCAAGTTTGGTGCTGTTGGCTGTTTCTATAGTAACCAGACTGGAGCACAGTTAGCGTTATGTGCAGGTAGCAAACTGTCGACATTAGTAGCTCCATGTTCGCACACATCCTCGCAAATATGCTGAACTGTCTTTATAGGGTTATAATTTAAATCAGCAGTGAAAAACGAAACCAGTAGCAAAACTGACTGTAATGGTATGCTACACTGTACCTGCCCAGCTCCACGTGAGCTCAAATGACCACCCTCTATTTTCTGTCTTGAGTAAATAGTTTCACTTGCCCCTCCTAATGCATTACTCTGTACCTCAGAAGTATTAATGAAGTACAGTGCAAGCAGTGGAGAAAATGCCACAAAAAGGTCCAGACCACAACTAAGTATAAAACCATTTTTGTACAGCTTAAACAAACAAGGACATAGCATGTTACAAAAGTGACctgtctcctcctgctcctATCTTGATGCTAAGGTACAATAACCACCTGCATgctgtagctttatatttactGATGGATTGGATTGGTGAGTGCCATCTATCTTATCCAAGTCCCTGAGCAAGCATCTCTTCcaaatgtcaaattattttcctttaaaGTAACATCAACCATCTCTGGAATAATAAGCAATAATTAAGTACATTTCCTCctgcattcattttaatgttgagTTAAAACTGTGCACTGTAAACAAAAAGTAGCTGTGGTTCTTTAGCCTAGTTGTGTGTTgctattgtgtttgtgtgtacctgCCAATTATATCCGTTGTGGTGTTCTGTGGTATCTGCAGCTGTTGAGGTGTTAACCCGTGCTGCTCCAGCTGATTTGGGATCAGGTGACGGTGAGCTATCTCCACCTTCTCCTCCTGGGTGTAGCCTGGAAcatgcatgcatatacacaaaTTGCTCAGTACATACAGCTGGATTACACTAAATGAGTGCTCCACTCAACCCTACTAATGTTGCcagatttgtgttttaaaataaaaggatGAAGATGGAACCAGTTATACTGTCTTTTATTTCATGCATTGGTGTTCCTCCTCAAAACCTGGTGTCCTCATTCCCCACaatgcaacatggctgccaaaTGGAGATTCAGGTTTGTGATGCTAGTAGAGGCTAATGTAGCCTGGTAAGGCGTTCTAATTCCACACCCTGAGATTTAATTTTAGTAGTCTAGTAGTCTATAGCCTCACCCAACACTAACTCAAGGGACAATGCTTGAGTACACTTACGCAACTTCATGCAGCTCTCCTGGAGCCACAAAAGAATTTATACAactattttcaaaatatgaagCTTCCCCACAATCTGTAAATGGGTGTTGGTGTGTAAAGATGACTTCATTTATTCCCTCATTATCAACAGGAGATACAGACTATTGCAGCTCGTTGGGTCAGCTTGAGGTCTAGCATGCGTGATACAgggtaataaataaaatactgtgagCAGTTTGAAAGAAATATCTGTTCTAAAGTTTATTGGTTCCTCTCCCCTAAGTGATCTTGCCTGGATTATATTTGACTTAGATACATGGATAGACTTTAGGTTGTGTTTGTTAAAAACAACCTTTGACATTCCTTAAACATGCACTATACTTTAGACACATGTGAACTTAAGTGACATCCCATTCTTAATCCATAAGGCTTCATATGACATCAGCCCACCCTCTGCAGCTACAACAGCTTCAACTCTTCTGGGAAGACTTTCCACAAGGTTTAGGAGTGTGTTTATGGGAATTTTTGACTATTCTTCCAGAAGTCAGACACTGATGTTGGAAGAGAAGGCCTGGCTCGCAGTCTTCAATTTAATTCATCCCAAAGGTGTTCTATCGGGTTGAGGTCAGGACTCTGTGCACGCCAGTGAAGTTCTTCCACACCAAACTCGCTCATCCATGTCTTTATGGACCTTGCTTTCTGCACTGGTGCACAGTCATGTTGGAACAGGAAGGGGCCATCCCCAAACTGTTCCCACAAAGTTGGGAGCATGGAATTGTCCAAAATATCTTGGTATGCTGAAGCATTCAGACTTCCTTTACATCACTGCATCCGACGCTTTGCATTGCACTTGGTGATGTGTGGCTTGGATGCAGCTGCTTGGCCATGGAAACCCATTCCATGAAGCTCTCTACACACCGTTCTTGAGCTAATCTGAAGGCCACATGAAGTTTGGAGGTCTGTATGGATTGACTCTGCAGAAAGTTGGCGACCTCTGCGCACTATGCGCCTCAGCATCTGCTGATCCCGCTCTGTCATTTTACGTGGCCTCCCACTTCATGGCTGAGTTGCTGTCGTTCCCAATCGCTTCCACTTTCTTATAATACCACTGACAGTTGACTGTGGAACATTAAGTAGCAGCTGGACTTGCACAGACAACAGCACTGCGCTGGAATTCACTGAGCTCCTGAGAGTGGCCCATTCGTCCACAAATGTTTGTAGAAGCAGTCTGCATGCCTAGGTGCTTGATTTTATACACCTGAATTCATTATTTAGATGGGTGagtgaatacttttggcaatATAATGTATTTTAGAGGGTGACTGATAGCTTTGCCTTCATGTTGTGATGATAAAACCTGCATCATGTCGTTCATAAAACCTAGGACCATGTCATGGCTACAGGAAAAAAAGTGCAGTAGTTACattataaacataaacaacaaattacTACTTTGTTATTTGAGTTTGAGAGCAGACTGTACTTAAACCCACCTGGTACCTGCAGCACCTCCATCCTGTCCAGCAGAGCTGGGGGAATGGTCGCTGTGGCATTTGCAGTGGCAATAAAGAGCACTTGGGACAGGTCAAAGGCCACGTTAAGGTAATGATCTGTGAAGCTGTGGTTCTGTTCTGGGTCCAGGACctaaagaaacacagagagtCTGATTcagatttgtgctttttttagtgTTCAATCGTGCTAAATTTCATTTAGCTGGGAAGCTAACTGAGTTTGGCCTGAGTGGATGCAGAGCAAACAGTAGATCATGAACATTTCGGTCTTGGTGAGGGAGCAAATTTAGCAAAGGTTAAGGTTAACCTGGTAGGCTTGATTCAGATCACCTAAAGGTTATGGTTCTGTTTAGGGAATTAATATGCAGCAAATACATCAAATGCTACCAAGCAAATGATCTGCGACAGAGACTAACCTCTAGCAGTGCAGCTGCAGGGTCTCCTTGCAGGCTCTTTCCCAGTTTGTCCACCTCGTCCAGGAGGAAGACAGGATTATTGACGCCTACTGTCTTCAAACCATTGATGATGCGACCGGGCATGCTCCCTACATATGTCCGTCTAGAGACATAGGCAGGATTTCAGCTACTGAGCTACTGTGtaaatgtttccatttcagCTTAACTGAAGGCTGATGACAATAGATCAGggcagaaaaacacatctgacaTCTATTGTTGTGATGTTATACTGCATGTTATTATTGCATGGTGATGCCTTATTGACTGCTTCTGGATGATGCAGTGCATaaccacaacattaaaacactgagaaaaacGAACGCAGACACAGATCCCAAAATATAACCtctgcaaaaatgcaaaaatgctaAGAGGTCACTGGAGCAGACTCCATTCCAGAGCATTGTTTTAgctagaaaaactaaaaaaaaaaaaaaaacaaagaactctaCTATCTGTATACTATCTCTTGTATTCCTGCTGCTTATAAGTCAGAAACATATTTCTCATCTGTCTCAACACTGTGTCCTCCTTTGAAGGATTAGCCTGCACACAAAAACCATTCAAGATGTTGCATGTCCATCAGGCCTTACACTCTATTTTAGTGCACAGAGGATCAGTGTtgggtgttttttaaaaagatcaCTCACCGTCAATCGAAGCTGCGAGATTAAACAAAGGTGTGCACAGTGACATGACTGCCAAACTCTTTCACTGACTCAGGTTACAGAATATACTGTGTATGATTTGAGAGAGACACGACAgtactgctgtttttaaagcctGGATTTGCAATTgtgtcagatcacatttcacacagttcCACACTGTAGGGAATTACGTAACGGGTGACCACTGTGTAGCAACTCAAAGTAAATGTCTATTTAAAGTACTAACAATAACTGAGGAAAATGACATTAAAGTCACCAACATATTTGCTTCTGATGTTGAAATGTGATGTGTAGTTTCTTTATCAGAGGACAAACTTGCCACATCACTAATATCCACATGCAGAGGTCCAATCACTGACGTTCAGCCCAACAGTATAAATGTCTTTCAACCCCGTGACAGCAGCATTTGCAGGAACTTATCACATGAATGTCTTAGTCATCAGTGAATTAAATAAACAAGCAGATTCCCTAGTATTACGGAAAGCTGTTGGCATGACTTTCCAAGCATATTGAATGCATCTTGAATCAATCTGTGGAGCTGAGACAACTGGACTCGATAAAAACGATTACTACCCTGCAACAAGAGCCTCTTCAATAAATAAGCATATTTTTCAAACTATTAGTATAAGcattatttttcttgattttcaGCCCTTGTTCTATTCAGCAGCAGAAGGTGCTGTGCTCCATACACAGATCCAATATATGCTTCCCCATCAAAACAATATCCTGCTGTGACAACGTTACAGTCAGTGTTTCATATTAGCCCTGAAACTAGATTACAATAGTTCACACTTTTTAAGAACAAAGACTCTACTGCagatacagtaaatattaaatgttcaCAAAATGAATCACCTTTAATGTCAGTGTTAAGTACAAAAAAATCTTATCTTAAACTTGTCCTGTGCTGGTGTGGTCCACTAAGACTAAGGTACAAGTAAACTCTGACCTAGAGTTACTAATCACAGGATCTTACCTGTGTCCTCGGATGTCTGACTGATCACAGACACCCCCTAAAGCAATGCGGTGGAACTCTCTGCCCAAAGTCCTGGCAATAGAGCGTCCTACGCTGGTCTTACCGACTCCTGGGGGCCCCACAAAGCAGAGAATGGGCCCCTACCGACACAAGTAAATAATGTATGAGTTTATTTACACATCTTGTTAAATATTACACAGCTTTTTGTCTTGGCGCATTTAACAGATTGAGCAGTCTGTAAGATGCACCTTCAGTGAAGTCTTCAGTTGTCTAACAGCCAGGTACTCCAGCACACGTCTCTTCAGCTTGTCCATGGCATAATGATCATTGTCCAATAGGGTGCGAGCTGCTCTGATGTCTAGACAGTCTGAAGAGTGTGTTTttggtgaagtgtgtgtgtggacaagaTAAATGgtccaaaaaaagaaatagaaaacaaaGTTAATAACTGAAAGTTAAGAGAGTGAGGGAGTagcacaaaaacagagagatgagTGAGGTGGTTTGGCAAAGTTTACCCAACTGTCAAGGACAGACCATCCTTTCAAATTGTTTGATGCAAAAGTACTTCTGATGTATTTACAGCACATGCCTGAGCTATTCCTCCATTCCCTGGACCCTGTCTTCAAATATTGGAATGAAGTTTGATATGAAGCTTGAAGCAGTTTGCTATAGAGGCAGTCTGTggtcagcagcagagagagcaaATCACTGACTGCGAGTCTTTGCACCATGAAAGGCTTACATTGTCAGTTTGTGAAATgctttgggttagggttagggttggggttagggCCTCCTGATGGGGCCTCCTGATGGGGCCTCCTGATGGGGCCTCCTGATGGGGCCTCCTGATGGGGCCTCCTGATGGGGCCTCCTGATGGGGCCTCCTGATGGGGCCTCCTGATGGGGCCTCCTGATGTTGTGGCTGACCACACATGCAATATATCTTTGAATGGTACAGTACTGGGTATTTTCTGTCTGGGTAAGATGATCTtagaatttaaaaagaaatctgGGTTCACATTTGGACATGAGTGACACAACATGTCCGTAAGACATTTTAAGACCCTTTCTCATACACTGAAACAATAAGAACCAAGTGTTAGTAAATTACTAGTACACATAATAATTATTTGGATGGCACATATTAGTTTAATATATCACTCCACTAAAGGTCTCCTTGATTTACCTTTGGTGCTTTTATTCCATGGCAACTCCACCATTAGATCCAAGTAGTTTCTGGTTAGAGCATACTCAGGCATGGACTGGGGCATCTTCTTCAATCTGAATACAGATGACAGAGATCAGCTGTGACACCTGGCAAAACGTGGCAGTGCAATCCATAATGATGAAGGATCAAAGAGTGAACAgggctttttaaattttaacacTGTGTGATCAAATTTAATACATAGAAGCACATTTCACCAAAAATACTCTTTGTACCATGTATCAAAAGCTGTAATTAAACCAAGAAAGCCAGTTTGAAAAAGACtgattttaaactgtttatGCCAAATACATTCCAGAGATATTTAGGAATAAGAGAACACAAATGACTGAGTAAGTTTTATAAGATAAATTAGGTCAAAGTTTACCTCCTGAGTTCTTTAAGACAAACTTTGAGCGCAGCTTCCGTCATGTTGGCCCCACGGACCTTCCTCTCCAGTGCTGTAGTGTCGTctccatcatcatcttcatcctcatcatctaGATTGAGCTGCTGGACTGGGAACACTCTACCTTTACGCACTGATAAAACCTGAATGAACAGTATGCAGAGAGGTGAAAAGCCTTATAAACACAGACCCTGCTGAAAGGAAAtagagaaatgaaaatatttgttacCCTTTTTTCAGTATCAGGACTTAtcttcctggttttctgcagcagttttaGTCCCTCAATCTGTCGAGTCAACATAGGCAGAGCCTTCTTAAACCGCTCCTCCAGACTCACTGCATCCAGGACCTTCCCCGGCACACATGAAAGTGCATGGAGTCAATTTAAGATAAAGACAAGACCAATTAGGATAAGCTTTATTAATCCGTTAAAGGAAATTCTAATTTCAAAGCACATGTAGAATCTGTCTTTAGTGCAATTTGGTAGTTGTGTGTCATTCACGTTAAAATTTTATCCTTCACCTGtagtttctctttgtttgaGGTGCGGATCATGGAGGCAACCACATCAGGTAGCGTTTCCCTGGGCAGACTGTCCAACAGACGCCTCAACTTAGCCACCACTGGAACGGACATGTCCAACATACCTaacagctgcacagacacacacacagatacatgtgcacacacagagacagtggTTTTTACTTTACTGACACATCTTTGTTTTCAAGGCTAAAATAATATCCATTACGCCATCACGTTTTGCATAAAACGtgaatgcaaacacagaaatcaAATCATTTTGATGCTTTTTGGTTAATTGATGAATGAGCTTGTactgtaaacactttgtttcacAGGTTTGATAACTAAATAAGATGGAGCTTTATTCTGAAGGAAAATTTTGTATCTGAGGTCACCAATGTATACATACActatatgaatatatttaatatgcATACACTGTAGAAATGGCAGAAATAgcatattttattaacaaaactTATTAGCAAAATTAAATAGATAACATCAATCTCATTTTATTGGaagaatttattattatattattttaggtatatatttattgttttattgactaCCagcaatattaaatataaaggggaaataaaaataacataataaatcaAGAAATGCctgagggattttttttttttttttacctgtattAAATCAAATCTTTAACTTAACTGATGACTCTGAAAAtattctctcttttctttttcctaccTCTCTCACACCCACGTGCACACACCTGTATAGCAGCCTGGTGGAACTTCTGGGAGAGCTCCCCAAGCTCTCCATCCTCTGCTGTGACACCCTCTCCTGCTGGGCTTGTGTACTGCTCCAGTTTATCCAACTGCTCCACCTGCAATTTTTCATGAAGAGGGAAGCACATACAGCAgttacacacatttttgtatGTGGGTTTCTGAAATACTGTTGTGGAGACAACCTATAAAACAACAAGTCCCCCATATATGGATGCACCTTTACAATGTTTCactacaaataataataatatgaaactAAAGATGTCGAACCACAATGGAAACTGCTGATCTTAAATTAAAAGAAGGGTCTGCTATTACCTCTGCCAGGACAAAGGGCCGCTCCTTGAGCAGACTTGTCACACTGAAGCGGCACAAACCGGTGATGAGGAGGGTGTAGTGGGGCTTCGGCCAGTTACTGCCGACCACCTGCACTGCTATACCTGCCGTACCAATTCTACAGAAAGACAGACGTAAGAGTGAGGCAGAGATGACAACTGTCCTCTCCTGAGCCTCAAAGCAGCTGTTTTTGGTATCAAACCATAATCCTCCCTGACCGATTCAAGTTTGTAAAGGTTCACTTTGCACACTGTTGGTCCAATCAGGGTCTCTTGAAGAACTGCTGATTTTGTGTGACTCAGTCTTTTGTAAATACAGTTACCAAAAAGCTCTACTCAGCCGTTTAAATTTCACATTCTTCTCAAAGAAATGGTGTGGTGTATGGAAACGAATGCAAGGGTGCTAACTATTTCAAGCCAAggtttaaaacaatatttaaattaaGTAAGATATGTTGACATTAAAATTTGATCCACATAATTAGGAGCAGTGGGAGGCCACAGTCCAGGCCCAGTACCACATTAACAAACTGGGCTTTGCCCTTTAATGTAGGTGACTTTAGCTAAATCGGAACAACGGGGACCATTTCAGACAATGATTAACAGAAATTCAGAATTCAGGTTATTCAAGTAACTGTGGCCTGTAGAGACTCAAACCATCCAACGACAAACACTGTCCAGTTTGTAAGGTGACTGGCCTGGCAGAGCAATGAAAGGTTAAAGTCCACGTCCTGCCAGTGGTGCAGATTTCTCCAACAACTCAAGAACAGAAGGTCCACGACACAAAACTACCTGTTGGCCTAGTTATGACCCAGCATTGAAGGTGAAAGGGATTTCAGAGGAGAACATGAGAAACAGAAGTAGGCTACTCAGTGTAGGTGTGGAGTCACAcctacaaaacaacaacaaaacgaCTCGACTGTCCACGACCTATGTTACTGAATGTGTATTACTTATGCAAGCTGGGGAGGTCGTCGGTGTCGTGCTCCGGGTCTCTGGTGTTGGGAATCACCCCTATGATGGTGCTTTTCAACGACGTCCCCTTCAGCAGCCGGTGGCTGACCAGGTGCATGTTCCGCGGAGAGTCGACGCTGAACCTGACGGTGGAGCCCGGGAGGAGCACTCCTTCGTGGGTCAGCAGCAGTGGGAGACGACTCGGTATTTGAATCCCGCTGCCGGAGGTCATTGTCAGAGGTTTCTCAGGAGCTAAGTCGCTGCTGAAAGTACAAGTTCTGCAAAAAGAAATACGCACTTTGAGCCTGTCAAACCAGCTAAGTCTGAAACTTCCGGTTTATACTTTCAAAATACAATTCTCACTGGCTCCTGAAACGGAAAATTACTTGCcgaataataaataaattaaacacgGATGCAAAGATAATATTTTTAAACTCATATAGTGGCTGATGTTGTTTTCGTCACTTGTTTTCGCCCTAAAATGGCATGTTTTCGATCGACTTCCTGTATTCGCTGGTTTAGCTACTACGGTAGGTACAGAGGGACAAATTATACGTTATTGCATAATATCAACCCTGCAAAAGAAGCCACAGAGAGTAGTCTGCGCTTTTCCTATTTATTTTAGAGAAATAATGACCATAACAAGTCTGAAAAACCTGCATTTTACTATGTACAGCAAATAGACATGTTGAAATATAATATCTTTATATGTCATGACATGGGGCTTAGTGGTGAGCTATCCTGGCCAGTCAGACCCACGTCTTTCTTAACAGAAAGAATGTGGAAAAattgtatagaatagaaaaataattaGACTTTAATAATTACTGAACAAAGGCTTAGTTGAtaaaaatagcattttattTAGTAGCAATTTATATCTTATATAAAagtattgtcatgtaacattatacatttccaaaaaataaatattttccattCTTTGTGTATAAAAAGTTTCTAAAATCTCTCTTAGGAACATGGACATTACTCTAAtccatgtgtttgtatttaccCTCTCTCTGCTGTTGCCAGTCAATTGTGGGAAATATCACTAGGTTCACAATCAGGAGTCTCTGACTACACATTAAAATGCtcttatgtttaaaaaaagacagcCGTACAGTTACATATGATTAATATAGTTAAAACACACTTACTGCATTGAAATCAATATACCAATAGTTACCATTCAACTGTTACTGTGTATTATTATACAGCTTCTTTGCATGAGG contains:
- the lonp2 gene encoding lon protease homolog 2, peroxisomal isoform X1, translated to MTSGSGIQIPSRLPLLLTHEGVLLPGSTVRFSVDSPRNMHLVSHRLLKGTSLKSTIIGVIPNTRDPEHDTDDLPSLHKIGTAGIAVQVVGSNWPKPHYTLLITGLCRFSVTSLLKERPFVLAEVEQLDKLEQYTSPAGEGVTAEDGELGELSQKFHQAAIQLLGMLDMSVPVVAKLRRLLDSLPRETLPDVVASMIRTSNKEKLQVLDAVSLEERFKKALPMLTRQIEGLKLLQKTRKISPDTEKRVLSVRKGRVFPVQQLNLDDEDEDDDGDDTTALERKVRGANMTEAALKVCLKELRRLKKMPQSMPEYALTRNYLDLMVELPWNKSTKDCLDIRAARTLLDNDHYAMDKLKRRVLEYLAVRQLKTSLKGPILCFVGPPGVGKTSVGRSIARTLGREFHRIALGGVCDQSDIRGHRRTYVGSMPGRIINGLKTVGVNNPVFLLDEVDKLGKSLQGDPAAALLEVLDPEQNHSFTDHYLNVAFDLSQVLFIATANATATIPPALLDRMEVLQVPGYTQEEKVEIAHRHLIPNQLEQHGLTPQQLQIPQNTTTDIIGRYTREAGVRSLERKIGAICRAVAVKVAEGHRVPRSDASTPESPAKQGNKAAPPEMPIVIDHTALKDILGPPVFEMEVSERLTLPGVALGLAWTPLGGEIMFVEASRMEGEGQLTLTGQLGDVMKESAHLAISWLRANAKVYKLTNIVGGPDPLEGTDIHLHFPAGAVTKDGPSAGVTIVTCLASLFSGRLVRSDVAMTGEITLRGLVLPVGGIKDKVLAAHRAGVKRIILPKRNEKDLEEIPANVRADLDFVTTKNLDEVLNAAFDGGFTHPQLTSKL
- the lonp2 gene encoding lon protease homolog 2, peroxisomal isoform X2, whose amino-acid sequence is MTSGSGIQIPSRLPLLLTHEGVLLPGSTVRFSVDSPRNMHLVSHRLLKGTSLKSTIIGVIPNTRDPEHDTDDLPSLHKIGTAGIAVQVVGSNWPKPHYTLLITGLCRFSVTSLLKERPFVLAEVEQLDKLEQYTSPAGEGVTAEDGELGELSQKFHQAAIQLLGMLDMSVPVVAKLRRLLDSLPRETLPDVVASMIRTSNKEKLQVLDAVSLEERFKKALPMLTRQIEGLKLLQKTRKISPDTEKRVLSVRKGRVFPVQQLNLDDEDEDDDGDDTTALERKVRGANMTEAALKVCLKELRRLKKMPQSMPEYALTRNYLDLMVELPWNKSTKDCLDIRAARTLLDNDHYAMDKLKRRVLEYLAVRQLKTSLKGPILCFVGPPGVGKTSVGRSIARTLGREFHRIALGGVCDQSDIRGHRRTYVGSMPGRIINGLKTVGVNNPVFLLDEVDKLGKSLQGDPAAALLEVLDPEQNHSFTDHYLNVAFDLSQVLFIATANATATIPPALLDRMEVLQVPGYTQEEKVEIAHRHLIPNQLEQHGLTPQQLQIPQNTTTDIIGRYTREAGVRSLERKIGAICRAVAVKVAEGHRVPRSDASTPESPAKQDKAAPPEMPIVIDHTALKDILGPPVFEMEVSERLTLPGVALGLAWTPLGGEIMFVEASRMEGEGQLTLTGQLGDVMKESAHLAISWLRANAKVYKLTNIVGGPDPLEGTDIHLHFPAGAVTKDGPSAGVTIVTCLASLFSGRLVRSDVAMTGEITLRGLVLPVGGIKDKVLAAHRAGVKRIILPKRNEKDLEEIPANVRADLDFVTTKNLDEVLNAAFDGGFTHPQLTSKL